TCTGTTTTGCTTTGCAGGAATACCTCCACGAGCCCACTCCCGAGATTCTAGTGATTCTGCTGATGGACGGGCAACTCCCTCCGAGAACCTTGTACCTTCATCTGCTCGTGTGGATAAGCCCCCCAGCGTGTTGCCCTACTTTAACCGTCCTCCTTCAGCCCTTCCCCTGATGGGTCTGCCCCCACCTCCAATtccacccccaccacctctcTCCTCAAGCTTTggtgtccctcctcctcctcctggtatCCACTACCAGCATCTCATGCCCCCCCCTCCTCGATTACCTCCTCATCTGGCTGTACCTCCCCCTGGGGCCATTCCACCAGCCCTTCACCTCAATCCAGCCTTCTTCCCCCCACCAAATGCTACAGTGGGGCCTCCACCAGATACTTACATGAAGGCCTCTACACCTTATAACCACCATGGCAGGTAAAAACTATATGTCCCTGCAGATTTGAGCCAGGATAGTAGAGTagacagtgtttttatttttttatttgtatttgagacaaggtctcactgtgtagaccagattgacCTCTAGACAgtattttgctgggcagtggtggcacacacactccagaggcaaaggcaagctagcctggtctacagagtgagttaagtAAGACAGTGTTTTAGACATTGGTTTTACATGAATTAGTACTGAATGCTGATACTTTTCCTCTATAATCTTGTTGTGATGTTGAGTCCTGGAACATAGATTAGTATCTGTCATAGGTTTGTTTTGCATGCCTATATATGTGcaagtgcacgtgtgtgtgtgcagctgcatATGTGCTTTTGTGTACTTGAATatggaagccaaaggacaacCTTTGGTGTCATCCTCAATCTTGTTGTCCACCTTGCTTGAAACAGTGTTTCATTGGCTTAGAGCTCTCCAAGTAGATTAAATTgactagccagtgagccccagggatccacctatctccactttcccagtactgggattataagcatgctgCACCATTCCTggtatttttatgtgggttctgggcatttgaactcaggttctcatgcttaccCGGCAGGAACTTTACTGGCTAATTTAGTTCCCCCAACTCCAtcaatgttttttatttagtgttttctgttttcatcttaACTACCTGACCCAAATCATATCTTTCATAACTCCCTTTAAGCAGCTTGATTAAACTTGGTGCCATAAATGACTGCAGTGACTAATACTTTTGTGTCAAACCAAAATTATGAACATATGTGACATAAATCctgtccttgaaaaaaaaaaggaacacataAAACATTTGAGACATATCCTAGAGAAGAATTAAATAACAGTATTATAGAATATGGTGAAAGTAAAGGATGTGGCAGTCTGATATGGTATTATCTCTCTGCAGCCGAGATTCGGGCCCCCCTCCCTCTACAGTGAGTGAAGCTGAATTTGAAGAGATAATGAAGCGAAACAGAGCAATTTCCAGCAGTGCCATTTCCAAAGCAGTGTCTGGAGCCAGTGCAGGTGATTAACTCTTACTTTGCTGCCTTTGGCTTAAATTTTCCCCTTTgtcatttccatttggaaaagTTGAAGTTGGAGCACTGTTAGATGTCAGAAGATAAGCACTTCAAAAGAAGTATATGACTTGGTTTCTTGGCTTTGAGGAAGTTCCATTGATATGTCTAAACCTGCTCTGTAGAGATCAACTCAGTGCCTACACTATGAGTAATGGACActatttcctttttgtatttattgtagAATGTAATTGCTATCTCTGGGAGATCTTTATCTCAGAAGTAATCTTTAGACCTGTGTCTATGTAGTAACTCCATACAGGTAGAATTAAAAGCTCTGGGGTTTTAGAAGTAGTGCCTCAACTAGATGGTGCTATGACAACAGATTTGTTACACTAAGAAATCTGGGCAGAGCTAGTGACCTGTGGGTAACCTGTTCTAGAAAGGCAAATTTGTTATCCTAAGGCATATCACACCATTTTAGCTAACTTGCCCTGCTCTCAGCATTATCTTTTCACTTCCTATGTTTTAGACACCTATGTTATTAGTATATCTTAACATCTAATATTTGTTTAGCTCTACTGTGTGTCTGGCACTAGGCTAAACACTTTACATAGATTACTTTATTTGCCTACAAAATTACCTCATGAGTTTAACAACTAGTAATCTGTAGAGCCATTGTTCCTTAATTTATGTAGCCTTGCCAGGTCCTagcaaagataaaacaaacaatattttttttttaatttattttttatgtatacagaagagggtgccagatctcattacagatggttgtgagccaccatgtgggtgctaggaattgaactcaggacctctggaagagcagtcggtgctcttaacctctgaaccgtctctccaggcccaacAAACAATATTATTAAAACATGGTTAAACATACACAGTTCTGTGGACAGAAAATTTTTAGAATTGTTGGCTCAAATGTTTATTcgacagtttatttttattttttagacttgtgtgtgttgcatgtgtatatgtacatatatcacaTGCATCCTTGGAACCCAGGTGCCCATTGGattccctaaaactggagttaatgggtggttgtgagctgtcatatagGTGCTGGAACTCAAATCTGGGTTCTCTACAAGACCAACAAGTGATCTGAACAGCtaagcatctctctagccctaggaCAGTTTATTTTAATCAGTGTTGTCAAGTAGCCCTTGGACAATAATCAGGATGCACTGATTATAGGGCCACTAGCCTTTGTCAGATTTCAAACTGTACTATAACTGTCATTCAGTTTTATACCTGCTGTGTCTGCCTTGTCCATTTTACCATGGCCCTTTAAAATAGCCAGTCACTCAGAATTTGTGTCCTCCTACATTCTCTTTTTGGTCCAGTTTGGTTACTGTCTTTTCTCATCTTTGCCTTTTCTCTCCATCCTACCAGGGGATTACAGTGACGCCATTGAGACACTACTAACAGCCATTGCAGTTATCAAACAGTCCCGAGTCGCCAATGATGAGCGTTGTCGTGTCCTCATCTCCTCTCTTAAGGACTGTCTTCATGGCATAGAGGCCAAGTCATACAGTGTGGGTGCCAGTGGAAGCTCTTCCAGGTGAGCTGATTGCTTTGGGGGCTGATGGGCCTCAAGCAATACTGTCCTGGAGGTTggctgggaaaggaaggaaacccAGGGTATCTGATAAGGGTCTGGATTAAAGAGGGGCCAAACATTCATGTCTTTAAGGAGAAGAAATTAATGAGATGATTTCATTAATTAAGTATTGTTAATGTCTGGAACTTGTCTTTGGTAGAATCATTGGCctcatttagggaaaaaaaagactaataaAGAACACAGACTTCcatgctggggaggtagctcagtgataAGACttcttgcctagcattcatgagacCCTAGATTCAATCTTCACCATGGGATCAAGGAAAAGGGGGAACTGGACTAGGTGGACACATGGGGATTTTGAATCTTAGGTTTGAATATCAGTTCTGTTGCTAACTACCTGTTTGACCATCTTGAGTGGGAAGTTGAGTTAGCAACATTCCAAGAATTTAAGGGGAAAAGTCCTAGTACTTACCTACAGACCTGTTATAAAGATGAAATCATAATACTTGCAAAATTCTAAATACCCTGTCCAATACATTAGTAAGGTCTTGACAAATCTGTCAACCATTTCCCCCATAAAGAATAGGCTTCAAAGAGCTAAGATCCTCAAGACAGTACCCCCATGATAGAGAACTAAGAATATTTTAAGCAAACACTGGAAGATTCAAAACCCCATGTGGAAAGAATGTGGTAGGCCCTCTGAGTTGAGGCTGAAGGATCTTTCTGACAGGAAAAGACATCGGTCCAGGGAGAGGTCACCCAGCCGGTCCCGGGAGAGCAGCAGGCGGCACCGAGACTTGCTTCATAACGAAGATCGGCATGATGATTATTTCCAAGAGAGGAACCGGGAGCATGAGAGACACCGGGATAGAGAACGGGACCGGCACCACTGAGAAAGGTGGGAAGAAGCCCTGTTCCTAAACAATGGATTGAgtgtaaactgggtgtggtggctcatgcccgtaatcccagcattgggaggtcAAGagaggaggattgccatgagttgaAGGGCAACctagactacaaagtgagaccctgtctcaaaaagaaagatttgTTACAGAGATGTTCCTTTCTCCCCCAAGTTCTCAATAAATGAAAACcactgttactattattattacattttaatccCAATTTTCAAGTAAAAGGGAAAACTGGCCAAGGCAGGAGGGATTGTTGCCTTAGTTTTCATGAAACAATATTAATGACTTGAAGAATTGATAGCCATTAAAAAGATTTTGAAAATTGGAGCTTTAGAGTAGGAAAAACCTTTCTGAAAAATCTTTAATAGCTTTAGAGACCCTATGAATAATTATCATGGaagggtatttttgtttttagtaagcTTTGTTAAAAGCAGGGGTGTGGAGGAATTGGCGTGGGTAATTGAAATTAGATCAGATTGTCTGGCTCAAGGACTGTCAGCAGGACTTAGGCTCCCTGTCTCTCAGCTCTGCTTTTATAGATTTTCATTCACAGAAACATCTCCATCTTGGAGGATGAGCCTGTAACTCTTGAGTTTTATCCCACCATTTTGCAATCGCAACTGAAAGAAAACTGCTAAGGATTGTTTGTGGTGTAGGAAAGAGTGGGTGTTGGTTCTGTTTCTGTGGAGATGTATAAAATAGACTAGAATATGGCTAGGAGGATCTGGCTGTTCTATTGTCTGCTTGATTGTTGAGAAGTAATGTAGTTGAGCAGGCTGTGTAGATCTTAACTATGGATGACTGGATGACGGAAACTGGAAACCCTTACTTGTTTATCTTCATAGTTCATGGTAAACTCAAACCTTTTGAACACTGCCTAGGTACAGCCTACTAACAGACAAGAAAGCATTCCCTTGTGTTTGCCCTCTGCTTTGTTGTTGGCGTTATCTACCTTAActttttcaggttttgtttttttgagacagggtctcttttatTTGGTCTTGACTTTCGTGGGCTCATTATGACtttcaggctagcctcgaactcacaaagatcctcctgtctctgactcttgaaagctgggattaaaaacaacCAGGCACTTTACTTAAACAGTTTCACAGCTGAGAGTGTTTTTGTCCTCTTCCACAGAAAGTAATGGAATGATAAAAATTACTAATGTTTTCAGTCTacacctttctctgtccttttttttaagctgcctgtttctttttatcttgtctttttaaataattttttttatacagtatattctgatcatggttccccctccctcatctcctcccagatcctccccacctcccaaacAATCCAACttgtgccttctttctctctttagaaaacaaacaggcaaatgctttctttgttctttacttATCTCATGGAATTCTAAAATGTAGGATAACTCGCATAAGAGCCAACAATTTAGCTCTGAATGAGTTCTGTGTTCGTCTTTCTAGATTTTTGCAACACATTGAGTTTTGAAAGGTGCTCACATAACATACGTAGCCTTTGGAAATGCAGGTTAATGAAGATGGAGCCTACTAGTGGCTCTGGCCCTCTTTCTTGTTGGGGCTGGGCAAGGTGGGCATGGATGTCTTGGTTCTACTCTTTCCCTTCAGTAAGTAGCAGCATCACCTCTTCTGAGCTAGCACAATTGAAGACTTACTTGAAATCCAAAACAACCAGCGCTGGGTGTTGTGATCAAACTTATAATGCTGGTACTCAGGAAGCCTAGATAGAAGAaccacaagttcaagggcagccagggctacgtagcaTGGACCTAGTGGGGGGGAGCCATCACCTCCCATTATGAAGTATGTGTTCTTTGGAAATGGATGGGATAAGAGTGACCTGGGAGAGCCAGagtaacatatgcctttaatcccagccctcaggaggcagcagcaggcagatctcttgagttgtggagcccagcctggtccacagagtgagttccagtacagccagagcgacacagagaaactgtcttgaaaaactaaaacaaagtgATTAGGAAGGGAGCTGTTAATTGGTCTGTACAAAGCAGCAGTTGTAGTCTTAACCCACATTCAGTGTACTTAACAGACTATATGACTGTATATGAACATTCCTGCTGCCTTTGCTCCTTTAACAACCTTTTGACAGTGAAATTGCCAGAAAGATTTATTGGTCTACCTGAAAGTCCTCTTTTGgtagttaaagaaaaacatttatttgactGGTACAGGCCTGTGATGAAGTGAGGAAAGCTCTCTCTTGGGTAAGTTTTCCACGTCACTTCTTCTCCTGTTCCCCTAACTTATATGCACAAGTGAATCAGacactttaaaaagagagaaaaatcatctGTAATTTTCATGGTAGTCTGAATTCTATCTTCATTTACTAAATTGTAGCTTAGAAGGGTTTCATGTTGGGGAAGTGATGTTCAGTTCTCTCTGTAAAGAACTTAATCCTCCATGCTATTTGAAAAGCATTCACAGCATCTTTCCTTCAAAAGATAGTTGTGTTTCTATGCTGTGAGCATGTATTCCTTGATCAGGAAAGGTATGTTTTGTTCAGAGACATCAATGGAACAGCAACATCCTCTTCTGTTCCCAGGAGGGGGCCCCAGCTCTGGAGCTTGCGACTGATGGGCCAACTAAAGTGATGGATCTTTGACTTCTGTCTGCATTCAGGCACTACTGCCAGCACCAGTTCCCTTGACAAACCAGTTACCCTCTGCATCTCATTCTGTAGGGACACTTCacaaaaaatgtcttttcttcaggacatgcatgtgtatgctttGGAGTTTGAGGGTATCACTATAACTATTGTCCATTATTTTAGGGTGTTTCTTACTTGAAATAGAATCATTTTCACTTCATCCATAACCTCCTGATCCATTGAAAACTGGGCTTTCTGTTCAAGTTTGAACAGAAATTGGCTTAAAGATTCAGCCAATtctgatggtacatgcctgtaatgccagcacttgcaGGACTAAGGTGTCACCTTAAAGATGTCACCATTTCGGTTGGTCTTAATCTGcttcaaaagaaaacagataatTGAGGATCATAATTTCAAAGCAACCTAAGCTCTACACAGCAGGACCCTGTCTGGAGAAAACAACATTCAGGATCCT
The sequence above is drawn from the Peromyscus leucopus breed LL Stock chromosome 1, UCI_PerLeu_2.1, whole genome shotgun sequence genome and encodes:
- the Cpsf7 gene encoding cleavage and polyadenylation specificity factor subunit 7 isoform X1, translating into MSEGVDLIDIYADEEFNQDSEFNNTDQIDLYDDVLTATSQPSDDRSSSTEPPPPVRQEPSPKPNNKTPAILYTYSGLRSRRAAVYVGSFSWWTTDQQLIQVIRSIGVYDVVELKFAENRANGQSKGYAEVVVASENSVHKLLELLPGKVLNGEKVDVRPATRQNLSQFEAQARKRECVRVPRGGIPPRAHSRDSSDSADGRATPSENLVPSSARVDKPPSVLPYFNRPPSALPLMGLPPPPIPPPPPLSSSFGVPPPPPGIHYQHLMPPPPRLPPHLAVPPPGAIPPALHLNPAFFPPPNATVGPPPDTYMKASTPYNHHGSRDSGPPPSTVSEAEFEEIMKRNRAISSSAISKAVSGASAGDYSDAIETLLTAIAVIKQSRVANDERCRVLISSLKDCLHGIEAKSYSVGASGSSSRKRHRSRERSPSRSRESSRRHRDLLHNEDRHDDYFQERNREHERHRDRERDRHH
- the Cpsf7 gene encoding cleavage and polyadenylation specificity factor subunit 7 isoform X2 codes for the protein MSEGVDLIDIYADEEFNQDSEFNNTDQIDLYDDVLTATSQPSDDRSSSTEPPPPVRQEPSPKPNNKTPAILYTYSGLRSRRAAVYVGSFSWWTTDQQLIQVIRSIGVYDVVELKFAENRANGQSKGYAEVVVASENSVHKLLELLPGKVLNGEKVDVRPATRQNLSQFEAQARKRIPPRAHSRDSSDSADGRATPSENLVPSSARVDKPPSVLPYFNRPPSALPLMGLPPPPIPPPPPLSSSFGVPPPPPGIHYQHLMPPPPRLPPHLAVPPPGAIPPALHLNPAFFPPPNATVGPPPDTYMKASTPYNHHGSRDSGPPPSTVSEAEFEEIMKRNRAISSSAISKAVSGASAGDYSDAIETLLTAIAVIKQSRVANDERCRVLISSLKDCLHGIEAKSYSVGASGSSSRKRHRSRERSPSRSRESSRRHRDLLHNEDRHDDYFQERNREHERHRDRERDRHH
- the Cpsf7 gene encoding cleavage and polyadenylation specificity factor subunit 7 isoform X3 translates to MGRDFRVNTLNSWWSLDGPVIMWTTDQQLIQVIRSIGVYDVVELKFAENRANGQSKGYAEVVVASENSVHKLLELLPGKVLNGEKVDVRPATRQNLSQFEAQARKRECVRVPRGGIPPRAHSRDSSDSADGRATPSENLVPSSARVDKPPSVLPYFNRPPSALPLMGLPPPPIPPPPPLSSSFGVPPPPPGIHYQHLMPPPPRLPPHLAVPPPGAIPPALHLNPAFFPPPNATVGPPPDTYMKASTPYNHHGSRDSGPPPSTVSEAEFEEIMKRNRAISSSAISKAVSGASAGDYSDAIETLLTAIAVIKQSRVANDERCRVLISSLKDCLHGIEAKSYSVGASGSSSRKRHRSRERSPSRSRESSRRHRDLLHNEDRHDDYFQERNREHERHRDRERDRHH
- the Cpsf7 gene encoding cleavage and polyadenylation specificity factor subunit 7 isoform X4, with translation MGRDFRVNTLNSWWSLDGPVIMWTTDQQLIQVIRSIGVYDVVELKFAENRANGQSKGYAEVVVASENSVHKLLELLPGKVLNGEKVDVRPATRQNLSQFEAQARKRIPPRAHSRDSSDSADGRATPSENLVPSSARVDKPPSVLPYFNRPPSALPLMGLPPPPIPPPPPLSSSFGVPPPPPGIHYQHLMPPPPRLPPHLAVPPPGAIPPALHLNPAFFPPPNATVGPPPDTYMKASTPYNHHGSRDSGPPPSTVSEAEFEEIMKRNRAISSSAISKAVSGASAGDYSDAIETLLTAIAVIKQSRVANDERCRVLISSLKDCLHGIEAKSYSVGASGSSSRKRHRSRERSPSRSRESSRRHRDLLHNEDRHDDYFQERNREHERHRDRERDRHH
- the Cpsf7 gene encoding cleavage and polyadenylation specificity factor subunit 7 isoform X5 gives rise to the protein MGLPPPPIPPPPPLSSSFGVPPPPPGIHYQHLMPPPPRLPPHLAVPPPGAIPPALHLNPAFFPPPNATVGPPPDTYMKASTPYNHHGSRDSGPPPSTVSEAEFEEIMKRNRAISSSAISKAVSGASAGDYSDAIETLLTAIAVIKQSRVANDERCRVLISSLKDCLHGIEAKSYSVGASGSSSRKRHRSRERSPSRSRESSRRHRDLLHNEDRHDDYFQERNREHERHRDRERDRHH